One part of the Hippoglossus hippoglossus isolate fHipHip1 chromosome 11, fHipHip1.pri, whole genome shotgun sequence genome encodes these proteins:
- the LOC117771015 gene encoding POU domain, class 2, transcription factor 2, with product MFVPLPVPFVFQRTASDFSAWRLKSSLAPRSSPDIRMSKAAEEEKPGAEYPGDSSDSDRNSPDDQVQPMKTSPFSLSPTAAGSKVKSKESSEMAHSTAPPAPPSQQQQQQQQQQQQQQQQQHHHTQLMLAGSQLAGLAALLPAQQQLLLQQAQAQLLAAAVQQSNAAHAVHAAHAAAQQQANQQHHQQQQSQSQQQQQSTKQEQTVPQLTLSQPIQLTAQDIQQLLQLQQLVLMPGHPLQSPAQFLLPQSAQAQQPQQGLLSSQNLIQLPQQSQGGLLTSPPRLGLQAQREKSIDVVGGSGAGSLVASGSGGVVTSVGATSASSSAIVSSLGSSSTPGGLGGHLGEEPSDLEELEQFARTFKQRRIKLGFTQGDVGVAMGKLYGNDFSQTTISRFEALNLSFKNMCKLKPLLEKWLNDAETMAVDSMLPSPSSLSSPMLGIEGLPGRRRKKRTSIETNVRVMLERNFHMNQKPTSEEILLMAEQLTMEKEVIRVWFCNRRQKEKRINPSSSTTPPLPSQTSPIVTHKASCYSPHMISSQGLSQVTTSLSTTAASLSPSASCPMTPVSSAAVGSTSSSVTPPPHSTASPAPPGLGAHGLHTGNTMMGVSTAMNQALMGSNPLATMQALAASGGQLSISGLEGGHLLLGGHAGAALRSSLFLNRPTLLPMVTGSIGTASTPAMGLVSSSGIGVPRPSFSLSPPTGASDLMSPTSCHEESASPCSSPTSFCSFSEASPPPLGGAMAE from the exons ataTCAGGATGTctaaagcagcagaggaggagaagcctgGGGCTGAATATCCAGGGGACAGTTcag actCTGACAGAAACAGCCCTGACGACCAG GTCCAGCCAATGAAAACCAGCCCCTTCAGCCTCTCTCCCACAGCGGCTGGcagcaag GTAAAAAGTAAGGAGAGTTCAGAGATGGCCCACAGCAccgctcctcctgctcctccctcccagcagcagcagcagcagcagcagcaacaacagcagcagcaacaacaacaa caccaccacacacagctGATGCTGGCTGGCAGTCAGCTCGCAggg CTTGCCGCTCTCCTCCCGgcccagcagcagcttctcctccagcaggCTCAGGCTCAGCTCCTGGCGGCCGCCGTTCAGCAGTCCAACGCCGCACACGCCGTTCACGCCGCCCACGCCGCCGCACAGCAACAGGCCAACCAGcaacatcatcagcagcagcagagccaatcacagcagcagcagcagtcgacCAAACAGGAGCAAACAGTCCCACAGCTGACTCTGTCGCAGCCGATCCAGCTCACAGCGCAG GACATCCAGCAGCTgttgcagctccagcagctggtGCTGATGCCGGGTCATCCTCTCCAGTCTCCTGCCCAGTTCCTCCTGCCCCAGTCAGCACAGgcccagcagccacagcagg GTTTGCTTTCTTCACAAAATCTGATCCAGCTACCTCAGCAAAGCCAGGGAGGCCTCCTGACATCACCGCCTCGCCTGGGACTCCAAGCACAG agagagaagagcatTGATGTGGTCGGTGGAAGCGGCGCCGGCTCACTAGTGGCCTCCGGCAGCGGTGGCGTCGTGACGTCCGTAGGAGCAACCTCAGCCTCCAGCAGCGCCATCGTCTCCTCGCTCGGCTCCAGCTCGACCCCTGGAGGCCTCGGGGGTCACCTGGGCGAGGAGCCCAGcgacctggaggagctggagcagttTGCCCGCACGTTCAAGCAGCGACGCATCAAGCTGGGATTCACACAG GGAGACGTCGGCGTCGCTATGGGCAAACTGTACGGCAACGACTTCAGCCAGACGACCATCTCCCGCTTCGAGGCTCTCAACCTCAGCTTTAAGAACATGTGCAAGCTGAAGCCGCTGCTGGAGAAGTGGCTGAATGACGCAG AAACCATGGCGGTGGACAGCATGCTGCCcagcccctcctctctctcctccccgaTGCTGGGGATTGAGGGGCTGCCCGGCCGACGCAGGAAGAAACGCACCAGCATCGAGACCAACGTGCGGGTGATGCTGGAGCGCAACTTCCACATG AACCAGAAGCCTACCTCGGAGGAGATCCTGCTGATGGCGGAGCAGCTCACCATGGAGAAGGAGGTGATTCGCGTTTGGTTCTGCAACCGCCGGCAGAAAGAGAAACGCATCAACccctccagcagcaccacccCCCCCTTGCCCAGCCAGACTTCACCCATCGTGACGCACAAAGCCTCCTGCTACAGCCCGCACATG ATCTCGAGTCAGGGTCTGTCCCAGGTCACCACCAGCCTCAGCACAACAG ctgCCAGCTTGTCACCTTCAGCGTCCTGCCCCATGACGCCCGTCAGCTCGGCTGCCGTCGGCTCCACCTCTTCTTCTGTGACTCCACCCCCTCATAGCACAGCCAGCCCCGCCCCCCCCGGCCTCGGGGCCCACGGGCTCCACACCGG GAACACAATGATGGGAGTAAGCACAGCGATGAACCAGGCCCTCATGGGCAGCAATCCCCTGGCCACAatgcaag CCCTGGCAGCGAGCGGTGGTCAGCTGTCCATCTCCGGCCTCGAGGGGGGGCACTTGCTTCTGGGCGGACATGCGGGAGCCGCACTCCGCTCGTCCCTCTTCCTCAACCGCCCCACTCTCCTTCCCATGGTGACCGGCTCCATCGGGACGGCCTCCACGCCGGCCATGGGACTGGTCAGCAGCAGCGGCATAGGCGTTCCGAGGCCGTCCTTCTCCCTGTCTCCGCCCACCGGCGCCAGCGACCTCATGAGCCCGACCTCTTGTCACGAGGAGTCCGCCTCTCCCTGTTCCAGCCCCACCTCTTTCTGTTCCTTCAGCGAAGCCTCGCCGCCGCCCCTGGGAGGGGCCATGGCCGAGTGA